From a single Hymenobacter sp. YIM 151500-1 genomic region:
- a CDS encoding (2Fe-2S)-binding protein: MNPNSTLPGLADVAPPPPASPITLRINGRDVRLQLAPWTTLLDALREYAGLTGTKKGCDHGQCGSCTVLVDGKRINSCLTLAVMQEGHDITTIEGLGTEHDLHPLQQAFIKHDAFQCGYCTPGQICSAQGLINEGKARTEAEIKELMSGNLCRCGAYVGILQAVKEVVDKELKIKN; encoded by the coding sequence ATGAATCCAAACTCGACACTGCCTGGCCTGGCTGATGTGGCGCCGCCGCCCCCTGCCAGCCCGATTACGCTCCGCATCAACGGGCGCGACGTGCGCCTGCAACTGGCTCCCTGGACTACTTTGCTCGACGCCCTGCGCGAGTACGCCGGCCTCACGGGCACCAAAAAAGGCTGCGACCATGGGCAGTGCGGCTCCTGCACGGTGCTCGTGGACGGCAAGCGCATCAACTCCTGCCTTACGCTGGCCGTCATGCAGGAAGGCCACGACATCACCACCATCGAAGGCCTGGGCACCGAGCACGACCTGCACCCCTTGCAACAGGCCTTCATCAAACACGACGCTTTTCAGTGCGGCTACTGCACGCCGGGCCAGATTTGCTCAGCCCAAGGCCTCATCAACGAAGGCAAGGCCCGCACCGAAGCCGAAATCAAGGAGCTGATGAGCGGCAACCTCTGCCGCTGCGGCGCCTACGTTGGCATTCTGCAAGCGGTGAAGGAAGTAGTGGATAAGGAATTAAAAATTAAAAATTGA
- the ygiD gene encoding 4,5-DOPA-extradiol-dioxygenase: protein MPTLHDLHTTAAGFQRTDKMPVLFVGHGSPMNALADNAFTQTLHQLGLDIRNRQPPRAILVVSAHWLTRGTFVALNELPETIHDFGGFPQALFDMQYPAPGAPDVAREVLAALPDAHGTDEWGLDHGSWTILHHLFPDADIPVFQLSIDYYRPLSYHAELARQLQFLRRRGVLIIGSGNIVHNLRQSMPKLMQNDPTPYAWAQEFDEWAKIKINQRDLAALAHFQQAGASGPLAVPTPDHYIPLLYSLALAEPDDDIRHAYEEVSFGGLSMRTFVVGER from the coding sequence ATGCCCACGCTTCACGACCTCCATACCACCGCCGCCGGCTTCCAGCGCACCGATAAGATGCCGGTGCTGTTCGTCGGGCACGGCTCGCCGATGAACGCCCTGGCCGACAACGCGTTTACCCAAACGCTGCATCAGTTGGGGCTGGACATCCGCAACCGGCAGCCGCCGCGGGCCATTCTGGTGGTGTCGGCACACTGGCTCACGCGGGGCACCTTCGTGGCCCTGAACGAGCTGCCCGAAACCATCCACGACTTCGGCGGCTTCCCGCAGGCTTTGTTCGACATGCAGTACCCCGCGCCCGGCGCCCCCGACGTGGCCCGCGAGGTACTGGCGGCCCTGCCCGATGCCCATGGCACCGACGAGTGGGGCCTCGACCACGGCTCCTGGACCATCCTGCACCACCTCTTCCCCGACGCCGACATTCCGGTGTTTCAGCTCAGCATTGACTACTACCGGCCCCTGAGCTACCACGCCGAGCTGGCCCGGCAGCTGCAGTTTCTCAGGCGGCGCGGGGTGCTCATCATCGGCAGCGGCAACATCGTGCACAACCTGCGCCAGAGCATGCCCAAGCTCATGCAGAACGACCCCACGCCCTACGCCTGGGCTCAGGAGTTCGACGAGTGGGCCAAAATCAAAATAAACCAGCGTGACTTAGCCGCCCTGGCCCACTTCCAGCAGGCCGGCGCCAGCGGCCCCCTGGCCGTGCCCACCCCCGACCATTACATCCCGCTGCTCTACAGCCTAGCCCTGGCCGAGCCCGACGACGATATCCGCCACGCCTACGAGGAAGTAAGCTTCGGCGGGCTTAGCATGCGCACGTTTGTGGTGGGGGAGCGGTAG
- a CDS encoding FAD binding domain-containing protein: MHPFTYHAATAVEDAVRQHSQRPAAQYIGGGTNLLDLMKEDVERPAHLIGLGKLPLAAIEAGPDGGLRLGALATNADTAWHPEVQRRYPLLSQAILAGASPQLRNMATNGGNLMQRTRCYYFYDTATPCNKREPGSGCSAIGGYNRIHAILGHSPQCIATHPSDMCVGLAALGATVRVSGPQGERAIPFRDFHRLPGDAPHIDNTLRPGELITALDLPNEDFSQHFTYLKLRDRSSYAFALVSVAAALQLDGDTIRAARLALGGVAHKPWRDEEAEAMLQGQPATPATFRRVAAAVVQGAHGFEHNTFKIELAKRAIVRALRQATAMSQPLNPNVFLNSNP, from the coding sequence ATGCATCCATTCACCTATCACGCGGCCACGGCGGTTGAAGACGCCGTGCGCCAGCATAGCCAGCGGCCGGCGGCCCAGTACATCGGGGGCGGCACCAACCTGCTGGACCTGATGAAAGAAGACGTGGAGCGCCCGGCCCACCTTATCGGCCTGGGCAAGCTCCCGCTGGCGGCCATTGAGGCCGGGCCCGACGGTGGCCTGCGCCTGGGTGCCCTGGCTACTAATGCCGACACGGCCTGGCACCCGGAGGTGCAGCGCCGCTATCCGCTGCTGAGCCAAGCCATTCTGGCCGGGGCCTCGCCCCAGCTGCGCAACATGGCCACCAATGGTGGCAACCTCATGCAGCGCACCCGCTGCTACTACTTTTACGACACGGCCACGCCCTGCAACAAGCGGGAGCCCGGCTCGGGCTGCTCGGCCATCGGGGGCTACAACCGCATCCACGCCATTCTGGGCCATAGCCCGCAGTGCATTGCCACGCACCCGTCCGATATGTGCGTGGGCCTGGCCGCCCTGGGCGCCACGGTGCGCGTGAGCGGCCCCCAAGGGGAGCGGGCCATTCCGTTCCGGGACTTCCACCGCCTGCCCGGCGACGCTCCGCACATCGACAACACCCTGCGGCCAGGGGAGCTGATTACGGCTCTGGACCTGCCCAATGAGGATTTCAGCCAGCACTTCACCTACCTGAAGCTGCGCGACCGAAGCTCCTACGCCTTTGCCCTGGTGTCGGTGGCGGCGGCTTTGCAGCTCGACGGCGACACCATCCGGGCGGCCCGCCTGGCCCTGGGCGGCGTGGCCCACAAGCCCTGGCGCGACGAAGAGGCCGAAGCCATGCTGCAAGGCCAGCCGGCCACGCCCGCCACCTTCCGCCGGGTGGCGGCGGCCGTGGTGCAGGGTGCCCACGGCTTCGAGCACAACACGTTCAAAATTGAGCTGGCCAAGCGGGCTATTGTGCGGGCCCTCCGCCAGGCCACCGCCATGAGCCAGCCCCTGAATCCCAACGTCTTCCTAAACTCGAACCCCTGA
- a CDS encoding DUF433 domain-containing protein: MNIKDLITSDPDIMGGQPVFAGTRVPVESLFDHLEAGVPLDEFLDDFPTVARAQAVALLDLANKLLTSHNVEQLCAAVA, encoded by the coding sequence ATGAACATCAAAGACCTGATTACCAGTGACCCCGACATTATGGGTGGGCAACCCGTTTTTGCCGGTACGCGCGTACCGGTTGAGTCGTTATTCGACCATTTAGAGGCCGGGGTGCCACTCGATGAATTTCTGGATGACTTTCCTACCGTCGCCCGAGCACAGGCAGTGGCCTTACTTGACCTAGCTAACAAGCTGTTGACTTCCCACAACGTAGAGCAACTGTGTGCGGCTGTTGCTTGA
- a CDS encoding TonB-dependent receptor yields MRDFTRPIILLLLPALAAAQTPADTARRTQQLGEVVVAASRVEESILQSPVTVEKLTARQLRLTPAPTFFDALEHVKGVQMITASLGFRVLNARGFANTTNVRFAQLVDGIDNQAPHIGAPIGNVLGPSDLDVQAVEIVPGTAAALYGLNSINGLANISTRNPFRSEGLSVQQKVGVNHLNNPYTRARPYSETAVRYAKALSEKWAFKVNGTVLRGYDWLAVDPTDINPRGNATTGLLGADNPARDPVNSYGNESSNRTTLLLGGKSYQVARTGYEERDVTDYHLRTLRYDAALHYKLPGAAELAYTYRGAHLDNVYQRSNRFRLDDYRLQQHAFQLTGPVVQARVYLTQENTGRSYNLRSAAENLDRSFKTDARWNQDYTAAWNAAVQQGQSVAQAHATARQAADAGRLQPGTPAFEQKLKELSDINNWDQGAALRVQASLLHAETQLNLSEALRRAGRSALPAWVDLLLGADHRTYFIEPDGNYFINPEAGEDPFSTLTYGKTGGFVQAGARLLPGEKLRLTATLRADKNDYFTARFTPRFTAVYSPTGRHHLRTSFQSGYRYPSLFEGFSNVNSGQVKRIGGLRVMSAGVFENSYLRSSIDAFNAAVTAAINANTSAASAAEKRRLAIEQNRGLLRRNPYTYLRPEHVRALEVGYKAALLPGGRLLLDADFYYNAYRDFIAQVEAYVPKTNNPDSAAIYLSSRATQNRYRLWTNAQSRVYTYGGSLGLRYEAAGGLLAGASATYARLDRTESGDGLEDGFNTPRWMLNASLSHDDVWRRLGFGLNYHWQARYFSQTFLVTGTVPAYHTLDAQLSYHLPTPNLRLKLGASNVLNNYYVSYLGGPSVGGLYYLSVTYGL; encoded by the coding sequence ATGAGAGACTTTACTCGCCCTATTATTCTGCTGCTGCTGCCGGCCCTGGCTGCCGCGCAAACGCCCGCCGATACGGCCCGCCGCACCCAGCAGCTGGGCGAGGTAGTAGTGGCCGCTTCCAGGGTCGAGGAAAGCATTTTACAATCCCCCGTAACGGTGGAGAAGCTCACGGCCCGGCAGCTACGGCTCACGCCGGCGCCTACGTTTTTCGATGCCCTCGAGCACGTGAAGGGCGTGCAGATGATAACCGCCAGCCTGGGGTTTCGGGTGCTGAACGCCCGGGGCTTCGCCAACACCACCAACGTGCGCTTCGCCCAGCTCGTGGACGGCATCGACAACCAGGCGCCCCACATCGGCGCGCCCATCGGTAACGTGCTGGGGCCGAGCGACCTGGACGTGCAGGCCGTGGAAATTGTGCCCGGCACGGCGGCCGCCCTCTACGGCCTCAACTCCATTAATGGGTTGGCCAACATCAGCACCCGCAACCCCTTCCGGAGCGAAGGGCTGAGCGTGCAGCAAAAGGTGGGCGTCAACCACCTGAACAACCCCTACACCCGAGCCCGGCCCTACTCCGAAACGGCGGTGCGCTACGCCAAGGCGTTGAGCGAGAAGTGGGCCTTCAAGGTGAACGGCACCGTGCTGCGCGGCTACGACTGGCTGGCCGTAGACCCCACCGACATCAACCCCCGCGGCAACGCCACCACCGGCCTGCTGGGCGCCGACAACCCCGCCCGCGACCCGGTGAACAGCTACGGCAACGAGTCGTCGAACCGCACCACGCTGCTGCTGGGCGGCAAAAGCTACCAGGTGGCCCGCACCGGCTATGAGGAGCGCGACGTGACCGACTACCACCTGCGCACCTTGCGCTACGACGCGGCCCTGCACTACAAGCTGCCGGGCGCCGCCGAGCTGGCCTACACCTACCGCGGGGCCCACCTCGACAACGTGTACCAGCGCAGCAACCGGTTCCGCCTCGACGACTACCGCCTCCAGCAGCACGCCTTCCAGCTCACCGGCCCCGTGGTGCAGGCGCGCGTGTACCTGACCCAGGAAAACACCGGCCGCAGCTACAACCTCCGCTCGGCGGCCGAAAATCTGGACCGCAGCTTCAAAACGGATGCCCGCTGGAACCAGGACTACACCGCCGCCTGGAACGCGGCCGTGCAGCAGGGCCAGTCCGTAGCCCAGGCCCACGCCACGGCTCGCCAAGCCGCCGACGCCGGGCGCCTGCAACCCGGCACGCCGGCCTTCGAGCAGAAGCTGAAGGAGTTGTCCGACATCAACAACTGGGACCAGGGCGCGGCCCTGCGCGTGCAAGCCAGCCTGCTGCACGCCGAAACCCAACTGAACCTGTCCGAGGCCCTGCGCCGCGCCGGCCGCTCAGCCCTGCCCGCCTGGGTCGACCTGCTGCTGGGCGCCGACCACCGCACCTACTTCATTGAGCCCGACGGCAACTACTTCATCAACCCCGAAGCGGGTGAAGACCCCTTCAGCACGCTCACCTACGGCAAAACCGGGGGCTTCGTGCAGGCTGGGGCGCGGCTGCTGCCGGGCGAGAAGCTGCGGCTCACGGCCACGCTGCGCGCCGACAAAAACGACTACTTCACTGCCCGGTTTACGCCGCGCTTCACGGCGGTGTACTCGCCCACGGGGCGCCACCACCTGCGCACCAGCTTCCAGAGCGGCTACCGGTACCCGAGCTTGTTTGAGGGCTTCTCCAACGTGAACAGCGGGCAGGTGAAGCGAATCGGGGGGCTGCGGGTGATGTCGGCGGGGGTGTTTGAGAACAGCTATTTGCGCAGCTCGATTGATGCCTTTAACGCGGCTGTAACGGCCGCCATCAACGCTAATACCAGCGCGGCCAGCGCGGCCGAGAAGCGGCGACTGGCCATCGAGCAAAACCGCGGGCTGCTGCGCCGCAACCCCTACACCTACCTGCGGCCCGAGCACGTGCGCGCCCTGGAAGTGGGCTACAAAGCCGCCCTGCTGCCCGGCGGCCGCTTGCTGCTGGACGCCGACTTTTATTACAATGCCTACCGCGACTTTATAGCCCAGGTGGAGGCCTACGTGCCCAAAACCAACAACCCCGACTCGGCGGCCATCTACCTCAGCAGCCGCGCCACTCAAAACCGCTACCGCCTCTGGACCAACGCCCAGAGCCGGGTGTATACCTACGGCGGCTCCCTGGGTTTGCGCTACGAAGCGGCCGGCGGCCTACTGGCCGGCGCCAGCGCCACCTACGCCCGCCTGGACCGTACCGAGTCGGGCGACGGACTGGAGGACGGCTTCAACACCCCGCGCTGGATGCTCAACGCCAGCTTGAGCCACGACGACGTGTGGCGCCGCCTGGGCTTCGGGCTGAACTACCACTGGCAGGCCCGCTACTTCTCCCAGACCTTCCTCGTGACCGGTACCGTGCCGGCCTACCACACCCTCGACGCCCAGCTCAGCTACCACCTGCCCACGCCCAACCTGCGCCTGAAGCTGGGCGCCAGCAACGTGCTGAACAATTACTACGTGAGCTACCTGGGCGGCCCCAGCGTGGGTGGCCTCTACTACCTGAGCGTGACCTACGGGCTGTAG
- a CDS encoding winged helix-turn-helix domain-containing protein: protein MKPLLRPDLTFRLNGRLWVETDDDRFMGIGRLELLTLIREQGSISKAAQQMGMSYKRAWELVASLNAQAARPLVLTQAGGKRGGGAEVTPEGEALIAEFRELQARFQEFLRAEAVRLL, encoded by the coding sequence ATGAAACCCCTGCTTCGCCCCGACCTGACTTTTCGCCTGAACGGCCGCCTGTGGGTGGAGACGGACGACGACCGGTTTATGGGAATTGGGCGGCTGGAACTGCTGACGCTGATCCGGGAGCAGGGCTCCATCTCGAAGGCGGCTCAGCAGATGGGCATGTCGTACAAGCGGGCCTGGGAACTGGTGGCCTCGCTGAATGCCCAGGCGGCGCGGCCCTTGGTGCTGACCCAGGCTGGCGGCAAGCGCGGGGGCGGGGCCGAAGTGACGCCGGAAGGGGAGGCCCTGATTGCCGAGTTCCGGGAGTTGCAGGCGCGGTTTCAGGAGTTTTTGCGGGCTGAGGCGGTGCGGCTGCTGTAA
- a CDS encoding alpha/beta hydrolase, with amino-acid sequence MLRYVGFALLLTGCARYRQPMGLAPAAQTGGYVNVSVRVDSLRLLDPARNRLIPVATYGPAGEVRGRKLRIALLNHGYGGRNTEYSFLARALVAHGYFVASIQHELPGDEPIANTGKLVETRRPNWQRGVESMRFVLRELHRIHPSLSHRHTLLVGHSNGGDMVMLFAQQYAELVGEVITLDNRRMPFPRSARPRLLSLRSGDQQADTGVLPSPAEQARWNMQVVTMPATRHNDMWDGATEERKQEMVALISRFLANGKPWFRRSGPALHNRP; translated from the coding sequence ATGCTTCGATACGTCGGCTTTGCGTTGCTGCTGACGGGATGTGCCCGCTACCGTCAACCAATGGGTCTCGCACCTGCTGCACAGACTGGCGGCTATGTCAACGTTTCTGTGCGGGTAGACAGCCTCCGCTTGCTCGACCCAGCCCGAAATCGGCTGATTCCGGTGGCGACGTACGGGCCAGCCGGGGAGGTGCGAGGCAGGAAATTACGGATAGCCCTGCTGAATCATGGCTATGGCGGGCGCAACACGGAGTATTCCTTTCTGGCCCGTGCCCTGGTAGCGCATGGTTATTTTGTAGCGAGCATTCAGCATGAGTTGCCTGGCGACGAGCCCATTGCCAACACGGGGAAGCTGGTCGAAACGCGGCGGCCCAACTGGCAGCGCGGGGTAGAGTCCATGCGGTTTGTCTTACGTGAGCTACACCGAATCCATCCTTCCCTGAGCCACCGCCACACGTTGCTGGTGGGGCATTCCAACGGCGGCGACATGGTGATGCTGTTTGCACAGCAATACGCTGAGTTGGTTGGGGAGGTCATTACGTTGGACAACCGCCGCATGCCCTTTCCACGCTCAGCCCGGCCGCGGTTGCTCTCCCTGCGTTCCGGCGACCAGCAAGCCGATACGGGCGTACTACCTTCGCCAGCCGAGCAGGCCCGGTGGAATATGCAAGTGGTGACAATGCCCGCCACCAGGCACAACGACATGTGGGATGGCGCTACCGAGGAGCGGAAGCAGGAGATGGTAGCGCTGATTAGTCGTTTCCTGGCAAATGGGAAGCCATGGTTCAGGCGCTCAGGCCCGGCACTGCACAACCGGCCTTGA
- a CDS encoding xanthine dehydrogenase family protein molybdopterin-binding subunit — MSTTNYIGKAPSRVDGPAKVTGAARYSADFDVPGPLLYGFVVSSSVTKGRIVSVYADEVRAIPGVVEVFSHENVPHLAWFDYNYKDDTAPGGSPFRPLHNADIKFSQQPVALIIAETFEVARYAATVLQIEYEVDDHLTDLELRRDDGFEPGKNKIGFVPPPPPRGNADKAWRRATYRMEAEYIHGTQHHNPMELYATIAEYHPDGKLTVYDKTQGAINSQKWLGKIFNKSGDDLRVVNLYNGGGFGSGLRPQYQAFMAVLAALELKASVKVVLTRQQMFSFGHRPHTLQYLRLGTHPDGTLAALQHHALHETSQFEEYTENVVNWSGMLYQCDNVTLGYQLSRLDVYTPLDMRAPGAATGSFALEVAMDEMAYAAALDPLEFRIRNYAEQDQNLDKPFSSKKLMDCYREGAARFGWENRRRAVRSMRDENGLLVGWGVAGGVWDAAQMPARAEAILSADGQLTVRSATGENGTGTYTIMTQIAAETLGLPLGAVKFELGDSDQPFAPVQGGSWTAASVGTAVKYVCENLGEQLFKLAKKMKSSPLKGASFDEVEFVNGQLRLRQDPDRAVVLREVLQASGKEELKATTTALPNKLKQHKYSMHSHNAVFAEVKVDEELGTVHVTRVVNAVAAGRILNQKTARSQVLGSIVWGISMALMEETVMDHAFGRYMNHNYAEYHIPVNADIHDIDVVFVEEQDDIVNPLGVKGIGEIGLLGVAAAITNAVYHATGKRVRELPIYLDKLL; from the coding sequence ATGAGCACCACCAACTATATTGGCAAGGCCCCCAGCCGCGTAGATGGCCCGGCCAAAGTGACGGGCGCCGCCCGCTACTCCGCCGACTTCGACGTGCCCGGCCCGCTGCTCTACGGCTTCGTGGTGAGCAGCTCGGTAACCAAGGGCCGTATCGTAAGCGTGTACGCCGACGAAGTGCGGGCCATTCCGGGCGTGGTGGAGGTGTTTTCGCACGAAAACGTGCCCCACCTGGCCTGGTTCGACTACAACTACAAGGACGATACCGCCCCCGGCGGCTCACCGTTCCGGCCCCTGCACAACGCCGACATCAAGTTCAGCCAGCAGCCCGTAGCCCTCATCATCGCCGAAACCTTTGAGGTGGCCCGCTACGCGGCTACCGTTCTGCAGATTGAGTACGAGGTAGACGACCACCTGACCGACCTGGAGCTGCGCCGCGACGACGGGTTTGAGCCGGGCAAAAACAAAATCGGCTTCGTGCCGCCGCCCCCGCCTCGCGGCAACGCCGACAAAGCTTGGCGGCGGGCCACCTACCGCATGGAGGCCGAGTACATTCACGGCACCCAGCACCACAACCCCATGGAGCTGTACGCCACCATTGCCGAGTACCACCCCGACGGCAAGCTTACGGTGTACGACAAAACCCAAGGCGCCATCAACAGCCAGAAGTGGCTGGGCAAGATTTTCAACAAGAGCGGCGATGACCTGCGCGTCGTCAACCTCTACAACGGCGGGGGCTTCGGCTCGGGGCTGCGGCCCCAGTACCAGGCGTTTATGGCCGTGCTGGCCGCCCTGGAGCTGAAGGCGTCGGTGAAGGTGGTGCTCACGCGCCAGCAGATGTTCAGCTTCGGCCACCGCCCCCACACCTTGCAGTACCTGCGCCTGGGCACCCACCCCGATGGCACCCTGGCCGCCCTCCAGCACCACGCCCTGCACGAAACCTCGCAGTTTGAGGAGTACACCGAAAACGTGGTAAACTGGTCGGGTATGCTCTACCAGTGCGACAACGTGACGCTGGGCTACCAACTGTCGCGCCTCGACGTGTACACGCCCCTGGACATGCGCGCCCCCGGCGCCGCCACGGGTTCGTTTGCCCTGGAAGTGGCCATGGACGAAATGGCCTACGCCGCCGCCCTCGACCCGCTGGAGTTCCGCATCCGCAACTACGCCGAGCAGGACCAGAACCTGGACAAGCCGTTTTCGAGCAAGAAGCTGATGGACTGCTACCGGGAAGGCGCGGCCCGCTTCGGCTGGGAAAACCGCCGCCGGGCCGTGCGCTCCATGCGCGACGAAAACGGTCTGCTGGTGGGCTGGGGCGTGGCCGGGGGCGTGTGGGACGCCGCCCAGATGCCCGCCCGCGCCGAGGCCATCCTCTCGGCCGACGGCCAGCTCACGGTGCGCAGCGCCACCGGCGAAAACGGCACCGGCACTTATACCATCATGACCCAGATAGCAGCCGAAACCTTGGGCCTGCCCCTGGGCGCCGTCAAGTTTGAGCTGGGCGACTCCGACCAGCCGTTTGCCCCCGTGCAGGGTGGCTCCTGGACGGCCGCCTCGGTGGGCACGGCCGTAAAATACGTGTGCGAAAACCTGGGCGAGCAGCTCTTCAAGCTGGCGAAGAAAATGAAAAGCTCCCCGCTGAAAGGCGCCAGCTTCGACGAGGTGGAGTTTGTAAACGGCCAGCTGCGCCTGCGCCAGGACCCCGACCGCGCCGTAGTGCTGCGCGAGGTGCTGCAAGCCAGCGGCAAAGAGGAGCTGAAGGCCACCACCACGGCTCTGCCCAACAAGCTCAAGCAGCACAAATACTCCATGCACTCCCACAACGCGGTATTTGCCGAGGTGAAAGTGGACGAGGAGCTGGGCACCGTGCACGTTACGCGCGTGGTCAACGCCGTGGCCGCCGGCCGCATCCTCAACCAGAAAACCGCCCGCTCCCAGGTGCTGGGCTCCATTGTGTGGGGCATCAGCATGGCCCTGATGGAAGAAACCGTTATGGACCACGCCTTCGGGCGCTACATGAACCATAACTACGCCGAGTACCACATTCCCGTCAACGCCGACATCCACGACATCGACGTGGTGTTTGTGGAGGAGCAAGACGACATCGTGAACCCGCTGGGGGTGAAGGGTATCGGCGAAATCGGCCTGCTGGGTGTGGCCGCCGCCATCACCAACGCCGTGTATCACGCCACCGGCAAGCGCGTACGGGAGCTGCCGATTTACCTGGACAAGCTCCTGTAG